A portion of the Actomonas aquatica genome contains these proteins:
- a CDS encoding helix-turn-helix transcriptional regulator, protein MLPPLLPLRETHIVGPHCVEWVLSPERFPQLRRGRFAWIGHSELRPPYRMVRIPSAFAHIVVCTAGEGRCVIDGKVVPWRAGQALLAPSGRDHGFEAVSEEPWHLAWVFAHDREGPPLVDAAGPQLIDAEVGDFADTVRLMVREAYGEADPATMQAWVSLLQTHTLRLTGGPRRDPRLIRLWREVEADLARPWDVTQLAQLAAVSEEHLRRLCRRYHRRTPAAYLTRLRMHRAGVLLRATNVTVEAVAEQIGFGSVHAFSTAFKRWSGVPPSTYRQLGDRVLPSQAD, encoded by the coding sequence ATGCTTCCACCCCTCCTGCCCTTACGTGAAACCCACATCGTGGGTCCGCACTGCGTTGAATGGGTGCTGTCGCCGGAACGTTTCCCCCAGCTGCGCCGGGGTCGTTTTGCGTGGATCGGTCACAGTGAGCTGCGCCCGCCTTACCGCATGGTGCGCATCCCCTCGGCCTTTGCCCACATCGTGGTCTGCACCGCCGGCGAGGGCCGCTGCGTGATCGACGGCAAAGTGGTGCCCTGGCGGGCCGGTCAGGCCCTGCTCGCCCCGAGTGGACGCGACCATGGCTTCGAGGCGGTGAGCGAGGAGCCCTGGCATCTGGCCTGGGTGTTCGCCCACGACCGGGAGGGGCCGCCCTTGGTGGACGCCGCCGGGCCGCAGTTGATTGATGCCGAGGTGGGCGACTTCGCCGACACCGTGCGGCTCATGGTGCGCGAGGCCTACGGTGAAGCCGATCCGGCGACGATGCAGGCCTGGGTAAGTTTGCTCCAAACCCACACCCTGCGCCTGACCGGCGGACCGCGCCGTGACCCCCGCTTGATCCGGCTTTGGCGGGAGGTGGAGGCCGATCTCGCTCGGCCCTGGGATGTGACTCAACTCGCCCAACTCGCGGCCGTGAGTGAGGAACATCTGCGGCGCTTGTGCCGCCGCTACCACCGCCGCACGCCCGCCGCCTACCTGACTCGCCTGCGCATGCATCGCGCGGGTGTGCTGCTGCGCGCGACCAATGTGACGGTCGAGGCGGTGGCCGAGCAGATCGGGTTTGGCTCCGTGCATGCCTTTTCCACTGCCTTCAAACGCTGGAGCGGCGTGCCGCCCTCAACCTATCGCCAGCTCGGTGACCGTGTGCTGCCGTCGCAGGCGGACTGA
- a CDS encoding ABC transporter substrate-binding protein codes for MMKRRPFLTSLAASAALLLGFTACSKSGSDAAAGNSGDSQLTVGFAQTGAESAWRTANTNSLRNEAEKRGIELKFADGQSKQENQIRAVRSFIAQGVDAIVIAPIVETGWDPVLREAKRANIPVVVMDRTVATSDESLYAAFVGSDFYEEGRMAADWLAENAGDRTNIVELQGEPGSAAANERRKAFADALAKHPNLKIIDSQTGNFRRAEGKTVMEAMLKTHGDAIQIVYAHNDDMALGAIQAIEEAGKTPGEDIMIVSIDAIKEAVQAVADGKMNCTVECNPLFGPKIYDTIEAILAGKPVEKKSYNKDELFDQTNAAAALPSRQY; via the coding sequence ATGATGAAACGTCGCCCCTTCCTCACTTCCCTCGCCGCCTCGGCCGCGCTGCTTCTCGGCTTCACCGCCTGCAGCAAGTCCGGCTCCGATGCCGCCGCCGGCAACTCCGGTGACAGTCAGCTCACCGTTGGCTTCGCCCAGACCGGTGCCGAATCCGCCTGGCGCACGGCCAACACCAATTCCCTCCGCAATGAGGCCGAAAAGCGCGGCATCGAACTCAAGTTCGCCGACGGCCAGTCCAAGCAGGAGAACCAGATCCGCGCCGTGCGTTCCTTCATCGCCCAAGGCGTCGACGCCATCGTGATCGCGCCCATCGTTGAGACCGGTTGGGATCCCGTGCTGCGTGAAGCCAAGCGCGCCAACATCCCGGTGGTCGTGATGGACCGCACCGTCGCCACGTCCGACGAATCCCTCTACGCCGCCTTCGTCGGTTCCGACTTCTATGAAGAAGGTCGCATGGCCGCCGACTGGTTGGCCGAAAACGCCGGCGACCGCACCAACATCGTTGAGCTCCAAGGCGAGCCCGGTTCCGCCGCCGCCAACGAGCGCCGCAAGGCCTTCGCCGACGCCCTCGCCAAGCACCCGAACCTCAAGATCATCGATTCGCAGACCGGCAACTTCCGCCGCGCCGAAGGCAAGACGGTCATGGAGGCCATGCTCAAGACCCACGGCGACGCCATCCAGATCGTCTACGCCCACAACGACGACATGGCCCTCGGCGCCATCCAGGCCATCGAGGAAGCCGGCAAAACGCCGGGCGAGGACATCATGATCGTCTCCATCGACGCCATTAAGGAAGCCGTGCAAGCGGTCGCCGACGGCAAGATGAACTGCACCGTCGAGTGCAACCCGCTCTTCGGCCCGAAAATCTACGACACCATCGAGGCCATCCTCGCCGGTAAGCCGGTCGAGAAGAAGTCCTACAACAAGGACGAGTTGTTCGACCAGACCAACGCCGCCGCCGCCCTGCCCTCACGCCAATACTGA
- a CDS encoding sugar ABC transporter ATP-binding protein, translated as MPPASPPPPLLALRGIGKRFPGVIALDGVDFTVQRGQIHALLGENGAGKSTLIKVLTGVHRSDGGTFALDGQPLHAESPRDAENAGISTVYQEVNLVPSLSVAENIALGRQPGKFGFINWKAVRARARAALARLGITCDVDAELGSLSVALQQMVAIARALDIDAKVLILDEPTASLDEQEVEELFRIMRQLRDEGMGIVFVTHFLDQVYAVTDRITVLRNGTLVGEYATAELPRLELVGHMLGREVKAEDHAPTTAAGELPEDLLKADGLQRAAALGPVTIAAAPGEVTGLAGLLGSGRTETARVLFGVDPAEAGHISLGGEPLSKLDPRKAIRQGIGFCSEDRKVEGILPHLTVRENLILALQARRGAAKPLSRAEQDELCDRFIKALRIKTTDAEVPIGTLSGGNQQKVLLARWLATQPRLLILDEPTRGIDIGAKQEIENLIAKLRAEGLAVIFISSEIEEVVRNCHRVFVLRERETVAEFRGDDITMPNLLQHMAGGSSS; from the coding sequence ATGCCCCCCGCATCACCCCCTCCCCCGTTGCTGGCCCTGCGCGGCATCGGCAAACGCTTCCCCGGCGTCATCGCGCTGGATGGGGTGGATTTTACGGTGCAGCGTGGCCAGATCCACGCCCTCCTGGGCGAAAACGGCGCCGGTAAATCGACCCTCATCAAGGTGCTCACCGGCGTGCATCGCTCCGACGGCGGCACCTTCGCCCTCGACGGCCAACCGCTCCACGCCGAGTCGCCGCGCGACGCCGAAAACGCCGGCATCAGCACCGTCTACCAAGAGGTGAACCTCGTGCCCTCGCTCAGCGTGGCCGAAAACATCGCCCTCGGTCGGCAGCCCGGAAAATTTGGCTTCATCAACTGGAAGGCCGTGCGCGCCCGCGCTCGCGCCGCCCTCGCCCGCCTCGGCATCACCTGCGATGTCGACGCCGAGCTCGGCAGCCTGTCCGTCGCCCTGCAGCAGATGGTCGCCATCGCCCGCGCCCTCGATATCGACGCCAAGGTCCTCATCCTCGATGAGCCGACCGCCTCGCTGGACGAGCAGGAGGTCGAGGAACTGTTCCGCATCATGCGCCAGCTCCGCGACGAAGGTATGGGCATCGTCTTCGTCACCCACTTTCTCGATCAGGTCTACGCGGTCACCGACCGCATCACGGTCCTGCGCAACGGCACCTTGGTGGGCGAATACGCCACCGCCGAGCTGCCCCGGCTCGAACTCGTCGGCCACATGCTGGGCCGCGAGGTAAAGGCCGAGGACCACGCGCCGACGACCGCGGCGGGCGAACTGCCCGAAGACTTGCTCAAAGCCGACGGCCTCCAACGCGCCGCCGCGCTCGGCCCCGTCACCATCGCCGCCGCTCCCGGCGAAGTCACCGGACTCGCGGGTCTCCTCGGCTCCGGCCGCACCGAAACCGCTCGCGTGCTCTTCGGCGTCGATCCCGCCGAAGCCGGCCACATCAGTCTCGGCGGCGAGCCGCTGAGCAAACTCGACCCGCGCAAGGCCATCCGCCAAGGCATCGGTTTTTGCTCCGAGGACCGCAAGGTCGAGGGCATCCTGCCGCACCTCACCGTGCGCGAGAACCTGATCCTTGCCCTGCAAGCGCGCCGCGGTGCCGCCAAACCGCTCTCGCGCGCCGAACAGGACGAGTTATGTGACCGCTTCATCAAGGCGCTGCGCATCAAAACGACCGACGCCGAAGTGCCCATCGGCACCCTCTCCGGCGGCAATCAGCAAAAGGTCCTGCTCGCCCGCTGGCTCGCCACCCAGCCACGCCTGCTCATCCTCGACGAACCCACCCGCGGCATCGACATCGGCGCCAAGCAGGAGATCGAGAACCTCATCGCCAAGCTTCGCGCCGAGGGCCTCGCCGTCATTTTCATCTCCTCGGAAATCGAGGAAGTCGTGCGCAACTGTCACCGCGTCTTCGTGCTGCGCGAACGTGAAACCGTCGCGGAGTTTCGCGGCGACGACATCACCATGCCCAACCTGCTGCAGCACATGGCCGGAGGATCCTCGTCATGA
- a CDS encoding ABC transporter permease, with product MNKRSPVWWPAIGLVLLIAVNAVFDPGFLKLSFVDGHLYGTPVDIFNQGSRVMLLALGMTLVIATGGVDLSVGSVVAVSAAVCAQLIVRETALPLVIAAAIGTGLVAGGLNALLVARLGIQPIVATLILMVAGRGVAQLITDGNVILFSHDGFEFLAKGHLFGLPFAALLVLALFGLTHLALRKTAAGLFLEAVGDNATASHFAGVAAARTKALAYLACGACAGMTGALAASHIAAADAYQAGINMELDAIFAVVIGGTALTGGRFYLLGSLIGALFLQTLTLSMFYFGVPPAVAPVPKAVLIIVVALLQVPALRRRFLQLFKGRAKEATA from the coding sequence ATGAACAAACGCTCCCCGGTGTGGTGGCCCGCCATCGGGCTCGTGCTCCTGATCGCCGTCAACGCGGTCTTCGATCCGGGCTTCCTCAAGCTCTCCTTCGTCGACGGCCACCTCTACGGCACGCCCGTCGACATCTTCAACCAGGGCTCGCGCGTCATGTTGCTCGCTCTGGGCATGACCCTCGTCATCGCCACCGGCGGCGTGGACCTCTCGGTCGGCTCAGTCGTCGCGGTGAGTGCCGCGGTCTGCGCCCAGCTCATCGTGCGCGAAACCGCGTTGCCGCTGGTCATCGCCGCCGCCATCGGCACCGGACTCGTCGCGGGCGGCCTCAACGCCCTCTTGGTCGCGCGGCTCGGCATTCAGCCCATCGTGGCCACGCTCATTCTGATGGTGGCCGGGCGTGGCGTCGCCCAGCTCATCACCGACGGCAACGTTATCCTCTTCAGCCACGACGGCTTCGAATTTCTCGCCAAAGGCCACCTCTTCGGCCTGCCCTTTGCCGCCCTGCTGGTGCTGGCGCTCTTCGGCCTCACCCACCTCGCGCTGCGCAAGACCGCGGCGGGCCTCTTCCTCGAGGCCGTGGGCGACAACGCCACGGCCAGTCATTTCGCCGGCGTCGCCGCGGCCCGCACCAAGGCTCTTGCCTACCTCGCCTGCGGCGCCTGTGCCGGCATGACGGGGGCCTTGGCTGCGTCACACATCGCGGCGGCCGACGCCTATCAGGCCGGCATCAACATGGAGTTGGACGCCATCTTCGCGGTGGTGATCGGCGGCACGGCGCTCACCGGTGGCCGCTTCTACCTGCTCGGTTCGCTGATCGGCGCGCTCTTCCTGCAAACGCTCACGCTGAGCATGTTCTATTTTGGTGTGCCGCCGGCGGTGGCGCCGGTGCCCAAGGCTGTGCTCATCATCGTGGTGGCACTGCTGCAGGTCCCGGCGCTGCGTCGGCGATTCCTGCAGCTCTTCAAGGGCCGCGCCAAGGAGGCCACGGCATGA
- the yjfF gene encoding galactofuranose ABC transporter, permease protein YjfF: MKSLFRSNLPVCMTAIVLLALYLTGGFLYDGFFSGRVVANLFADNAFLGIAALGMTLVIFTGGIDLSVGSVIGFTSILTATLIGTHGWAPFPAWIVALAAGTALGLLMGALVERCELPPFLVTLAGMFFARGLGFAISTESVPIEHELYRSLSDIYVPLGFMNLPFGGLVFVVMVGLIYVVAHHTRFGRNLLAIGSNEASARLMGLPVSRTKIAAYALNGGLAAAAGIVATLYTGSGNPATGVGLELDAIAVVVIGGTLLAGGRGHILGTLLGVLIFSVIQTGILFDGRLNSSWMRIVVGLLLLVFILLQRLLLAKRKTG, translated from the coding sequence ATGAAGTCGCTTTTCCGCAGCAACCTGCCGGTCTGCATGACCGCGATCGTGCTTCTCGCCCTCTACCTGACGGGAGGCTTCCTTTACGACGGCTTTTTCAGCGGTCGGGTCGTGGCCAATCTTTTTGCCGACAACGCCTTCCTCGGCATCGCTGCGCTGGGCATGACCCTGGTGATCTTCACCGGCGGTATCGACCTGTCGGTCGGATCGGTCATCGGCTTCACCTCCATTTTGACCGCCACCCTCATCGGCACGCATGGCTGGGCCCCCTTCCCGGCGTGGATCGTCGCCCTAGCCGCTGGCACAGCTCTCGGCCTCTTGATGGGCGCGCTGGTGGAACGCTGCGAGTTGCCGCCCTTCCTGGTGACGCTGGCCGGCATGTTCTTCGCCCGCGGACTCGGTTTTGCCATCAGCACCGAATCGGTGCCGATCGAGCACGAACTCTACCGAAGCCTGAGCGACATCTACGTGCCGCTCGGCTTCATGAACCTGCCCTTCGGCGGCTTGGTCTTCGTGGTTATGGTGGGGCTGATTTATGTGGTCGCTCACCACACGCGCTTCGGCCGCAACCTGCTCGCCATCGGTAGTAACGAAGCCTCCGCCCGCCTGATGGGTCTCCCGGTTTCGCGCACCAAGATTGCGGCTTACGCCCTCAACGGCGGACTCGCCGCCGCGGCGGGTATCGTGGCCACCCTCTACACCGGCTCCGGCAACCCCGCCACCGGCGTAGGCCTCGAGTTGGACGCCATCGCCGTGGTGGTGATCGGCGGCACCTTGCTCGCCGGTGGTCGTGGGCACATTTTGGGAACGCTCTTGGGCGTCCTGATCTTCAGCGTCATCCAAACCGGCATCCTCTTCGACGGTCGCCTTAACTCCTCCTGGATGCGCATCGTCGTCGGTCTGCTGTTGCTCGTATTTATCCTCCTCCAACGCCTGCTCCTCGCGAAGCGTAAGACGGGTTGA
- a CDS encoding immunoglobulin domain-containing protein: MTQPSAVVADEGSQAEFTAEASGFPAPTYQWRKDGAPISGATSSTLTIPSVIPSDAGSYTVVATNSQGSVTSSGATLTINAAPSISTQPQGGSVNEGAGYTLSVVATGATPLTYQWRKDGADIAGATNASLEFTGITPSDAGTYTVVVTNSVSSVTSADAVITVVEAPDITSNPGSLTVTAGETAEATFTVTYTGTDPVEFRWMKDGVDIPGGIATDVSYTVSPVSPTDAGNYSVRITNSAGSDTSEVAVLTVNYAPIITTQPTNKTSGVGGTVSFEVVANAVPAISGYQWFRIPAGGSTPEPMSGATDATLSLVGVQSTDNGNSYFVRITNTTGTTDSTTVTLTVNEQAAFTAHPVDVTVTEGLDASFTATVTGNPAPTLQWQYSPDQTTPMADIPGATDISLDLTGVTRAQAGYYQLVATNEFGTAESDEAFLDVQYAPEITTDLADPVGGVGEAVTLTIEGVANPEPTYQWYLIPPGGSTPQPIDGATAIEYVVEGLTLDDNGAKFFVVANNGIGDDVQSRTATLTVNEKAVVTSDPIGDIFEEGDSTTLSISFTGNPTPTFQWFKDGVAISGATDSSLEFTSLSRTDSGSYTVVATNSFGSDTSAAAIIDVQFAVEITQDITDVIAAVGADVTLAVDGVGNPEPTAQWYRILPEGSTGEPISGATSRELVLENVQLSDSGTMYYVIASNGVGEPVQSATVTLTVQLPASITLQPEGATLDQGQSHTMTIEVEGDPVPTIQWRRNGSAIAGATDVSYTIESASAASAGTYTAAVTNPQGTVISSGAVVVVNTPPVITGQPAGGTKVVGGSHTFRVTATGAQPLTYQWRKGGANISGATGATLTLSPLTLDNAGDYSVVVSNRLGSATSSTATLTVNRQLKAPTITTQPRDTSVRAGSAASFTVVAEGNPLPTYQWRKNGVAISGATSATLTIAAAADADAGRYDVVITNSQGSISSSLVKLTVTSADTAPVITSQPRDKTIGQGTATTFTVAATGVPAPTYQWRKNGAAIAGATSASYTIASPVVADSGAYSVVVTNSAGSVTSRNAQLRVLEKVYGGTYFGSFGEGRGSFAIVIKDDNTGTFLGFDEIAELYVSGTVTVAADGSFSLTVTSETAAGSSSDRSVGADQSGPIAVIGKGATAREDVTFSGTISESGSLTGTVTGVPGLSMDATREVENENDPRDQVAGFYEASSGGSDAVTLTIIAPSGKVLLLTKTAAGADAGVGTATEDGAISVTTVKNNTVTATVSATSATIEAAVTDSEGNTTEFVGGNDDVLATQRLTNISTRAYVGTGIEQTVAGLVITGEDSKPVLIRAVGPGLGAFNVSGAIAAPKLDLLEGQTVIATNTGWSSSADADEIAAVANLAGAFALDTANADSAILETLAPGVYTAQASGADGGTGVVLIEIYDLSSPVAGQKLFNISTRAVVGAGDRTAVAGFVVSGSVPKRVLLRGIGPALAGFNVPGALTDSYITLLKGEEVVATNDDWGTNAAAVAEASSTAGAFELAAGSKDAAMVISLEPGVYTLQLTGVDGATGIGLIEVYEVP; this comes from the coding sequence GTGACTCAGCCATCTGCTGTTGTAGCCGACGAAGGCTCTCAGGCGGAGTTCACGGCCGAAGCTAGCGGCTTCCCCGCTCCGACCTATCAGTGGCGTAAGGACGGCGCCCCAATTTCTGGGGCTACCAGCTCCACCCTTACGATCCCGAGTGTGATTCCCAGCGATGCCGGCAGCTACACCGTGGTAGCGACCAACAGCCAAGGTTCGGTAACCAGCTCCGGTGCAACGCTGACCATTAACGCAGCCCCCTCGATCTCCACTCAGCCGCAGGGCGGCTCCGTCAATGAGGGCGCAGGCTACACGCTTTCCGTAGTCGCTACGGGGGCCACTCCGCTCACTTACCAATGGCGGAAGGATGGGGCCGACATCGCCGGAGCCACCAATGCTTCGCTCGAATTCACCGGGATCACCCCGTCCGACGCCGGCACCTACACGGTGGTGGTCACCAACTCGGTGAGCTCCGTCACCAGCGCAGACGCCGTCATCACCGTTGTGGAAGCTCCTGACATTACCTCGAATCCGGGTTCCCTGACCGTGACCGCCGGAGAGACTGCCGAGGCGACCTTCACGGTCACCTATACCGGCACCGATCCCGTTGAGTTCCGTTGGATGAAAGACGGTGTTGATATCCCGGGAGGCATTGCCACCGACGTCAGCTACACGGTCTCGCCGGTTTCTCCGACCGACGCAGGCAACTACTCGGTCCGCATCACCAACTCGGCTGGTTCGGATACCAGCGAAGTGGCGGTGCTCACGGTAAACTACGCGCCGATCATCACCACGCAACCGACCAACAAAACCTCCGGTGTCGGAGGCACGGTCAGCTTTGAAGTGGTCGCCAATGCGGTGCCGGCCATCAGCGGCTACCAATGGTTCCGCATCCCGGCCGGTGGCAGCACGCCGGAACCGATGTCGGGAGCCACGGATGCCACCCTGTCCCTGGTTGGCGTGCAGTCGACTGACAATGGCAACTCTTACTTCGTTCGGATCACCAACACGACCGGCACCACCGACTCGACGACGGTGACCCTCACGGTCAACGAGCAAGCGGCTTTCACCGCGCATCCCGTGGACGTGACCGTGACGGAAGGTTTGGACGCGTCCTTCACCGCCACGGTGACCGGTAACCCGGCTCCGACCCTCCAGTGGCAATACAGCCCCGACCAAACCACGCCGATGGCTGACATTCCGGGCGCGACCGACATTTCGCTCGATCTTACCGGGGTGACCCGCGCCCAAGCCGGTTACTACCAGCTGGTGGCGACCAATGAGTTCGGCACGGCTGAGAGCGACGAGGCCTTCCTCGACGTGCAATACGCTCCAGAAATCACCACCGATCTGGCCGACCCGGTCGGCGGCGTTGGTGAGGCCGTCACCCTCACCATTGAGGGCGTGGCTAATCCTGAGCCGACCTATCAATGGTATCTCATTCCTCCGGGGGGCTCGACCCCTCAGCCGATTGACGGCGCCACCGCCATTGAATATGTTGTCGAAGGTCTCACGCTCGACGACAATGGCGCTAAGTTCTTCGTCGTAGCCAACAACGGTATCGGTGACGACGTGCAGTCCCGCACGGCCACCCTCACGGTCAACGAGAAGGCGGTGGTGACCTCCGACCCGATCGGTGATATCTTCGAGGAAGGTGACAGCACGACGCTCAGTATCTCCTTCACCGGCAATCCGACCCCCACGTTCCAGTGGTTCAAGGACGGTGTGGCGATCAGTGGTGCGACGGATTCCTCCCTCGAGTTCACGTCGCTCAGCCGCACTGACTCCGGTAGCTATACCGTTGTTGCGACCAATTCGTTTGGCTCCGACACCTCCGCAGCCGCCATTATCGACGTGCAGTTTGCGGTCGAGATCACGCAGGACATCACCGATGTGATCGCTGCGGTGGGAGCTGATGTGACCCTCGCCGTTGATGGAGTCGGTAATCCTGAGCCTACCGCCCAATGGTATCGCATTCTGCCGGAAGGTAGCACGGGTGAACCTATCTCCGGAGCGACTTCCAGGGAACTCGTTCTTGAGAACGTCCAGTTGTCCGACTCTGGCACGATGTATTATGTCATCGCTTCCAATGGTGTGGGCGAACCAGTCCAGTCCGCCACCGTGACCCTCACCGTCCAGCTGCCTGCCTCCATCACGTTGCAGCCGGAAGGCGCGACCCTCGACCAGGGGCAGTCCCACACCATGACCATCGAGGTCGAAGGTGATCCGGTCCCGACGATTCAGTGGCGCCGCAACGGCTCCGCCATCGCTGGCGCGACCGATGTGAGCTACACCATCGAAAGCGCCTCCGCCGCTTCCGCTGGCACCTACACCGCCGCCGTCACCAACCCGCAGGGCACGGTGATCTCCAGCGGCGCCGTTGTGGTGGTCAACACCCCGCCGGTGATCACGGGCCAACCGGCCGGTGGCACCAAGGTTGTGGGTGGTAGCCATACCTTCCGCGTGACCGCTACGGGTGCGCAGCCGCTCACCTACCAGTGGCGCAAGGGCGGTGCCAATATCAGTGGCGCGACCGGTGCGACGCTCACCCTGAGCCCGCTCACGCTCGACAATGCCGGCGACTACTCGGTCGTGGTTTCCAACCGCCTCGGTTCGGCGACCTCCTCGACTGCGACGCTCACGGTCAACCGCCAGCTCAAGGCTCCGACCATCACCACCCAGCCGCGCGACACCAGCGTGCGCGCCGGTTCTGCCGCGTCCTTCACGGTCGTCGCCGAAGGCAACCCGCTGCCCACCTACCAGTGGCGTAAGAACGGTGTCGCCATCTCCGGTGCCACTAGCGCCACGCTAACGATCGCCGCTGCCGCCGACGCCGATGCCGGTCGCTACGACGTGGTGATCACCAACAGCCAAGGCTCGATCTCCTCCAGCTTGGTGAAGCTGACCGTCACCTCCGCTGACACCGCTCCAGTGATCACCTCCCAGCCGCGCGACAAGACCATCGGTCAAGGCACGGCAACCACGTTCACCGTGGCCGCGACCGGTGTTCCGGCGCCCACCTATCAGTGGCGCAAGAATGGCGCTGCCATCGCTGGTGCCACCAGCGCGAGCTACACCATCGCCTCTCCGGTGGTGGCCGACTCCGGTGCCTATTCCGTGGTCGTCACCAACTCGGCAGGGTCGGTCACCTCCCGCAATGCCCAGTTGCGCGTCCTCGAAAAGGTCTACGGAGGCACCTACTTCGGTTCCTTCGGTGAAGGCCGTGGTAGCTTCGCTATCGTGATCAAGGACGACAACACCGGCACCTTCCTCGGTTTCGACGAGATCGCTGAACTCTACGTCAGCGGCACCGTCACCGTGGCTGCGGACGGTTCGTTCAGCCTCACGGTCACCTCCGAGACCGCCGCTGGATCGAGCAGTGATCGTAGCGTCGGTGCCGACCAATCCGGTCCGATCGCCGTCATCGGCAAGGGCGCCACGGCTCGCGAAGACGTGACCTTCTCCGGCACGATCAGCGAATCCGGTTCCCTCACCGGCACGGTTACCGGTGTCCCGGGTCTCTCGATGGACGCCACTCGCGAAGTGGAGAACGAGAACGATCCGCGTGATCAGGTGGCCGGCTTCTACGAGGCCAGCTCCGGCGGCAGCGATGCCGTGACCCTTACCATCATCGCCCCGTCCGGTAAGGTGCTGCTCCTCACCAAGACCGCCGCTGGCGCCGACGCCGGTGTGGGCACCGCCACCGAGGATGGTGCCATCTCGGTCACCACGGTGAAGAACAACACCGTCACCGCTACGGTCTCCGCCACCTCGGCCACCATCGAAGCGGCGGTCACCGACTCCGAAGGTAACACCACCGAGTTTGTTGGTGGTAATGACGACGTCCTCGCGACCCAGCGCCTGACCAACATCTCCACCCGCGCTTATGTGGGCACCGGAATCGAACAGACCGTCGCCGGTCTGGTCATCACCGGTGAGGACTCCAAGCCGGTGCTTATCCGCGCCGTCGGTCCGGGTCTGGGGGCCTTCAACGTCTCCGGCGCGATCGCCGCTCCGAAGCTCGATCTCCTCGAGGGTCAGACCGTCATCGCGACCAACACCGGCTGGTCCAGCTCGGCCGACGCCGATGAAATCGCCGCGGTCGCCAACCTCGCGGGCGCCTTCGCCCTCGACACGGCCAACGCTGACTCCGCCATCCTCGAAACCCTCGCCCCGGGTGTCTACACCGCCCAGGCCAGTGGCGCCGACGGTGGCACCGGTGTGGTGCTCATCGAGATCTACGACCTCTCCAGTCCGGTTGCAGGCCAGAAGCTGTTCAACATCTCGACCCGTGCGGTCGTGGGCGCGGGTGACCGCACCGCGGTGGCCGGTTTCGTGGTGAGCGGCTCGGTGCCGAAGCGCGTCCTCCTCCGTGGTATTGGTCCGGCCTTGGCTGGCTTCAATGTCCCGGGGGCGCTGACCGACTCCTACATCACCCTCCTCAAGGGTGAAGAAGTGGTCGCTACCAACGACGACTGGGGCACCAACGCCGCTGCGGTGGCCGAGGCTTCCTCCACAGCCGGTGCGTTCGAACTCGCCGCAGGCAGCAAGGACGCTGCGATGGTCATCAGCCTCGAGCCAGGTGTTTACACCCTCCAGCTCACGGGCGTCGACGGTGCCACCGGCATCGGCCTCATCGAGGTTTACGAAGTCCCCTAA
- a CDS encoding TlpA family protein disulfide reductase — protein sequence MKIARILAAVLLVCASMSVVHAEEENVAAFEQRLSEAVSGKGVTVVHLWATWCPNCWNEHDDNGWKNFIEANPEVKVIFVSIWGSKEHDHAELAKYDLGEQSNLEIWRHPNQARRGSERMVTLLGKEVTWIPTTWVYREGKQRFAINYGEVRFDMLQQMVDDSRPGQW from the coding sequence ATGAAAATCGCTCGAATCCTCGCCGCTGTTTTGCTGGTTTGTGCCTCCATGTCGGTGGTGCACGCTGAAGAGGAGAACGTTGCTGCCTTTGAGCAGCGCCTGAGTGAGGCCGTGAGCGGCAAGGGGGTCACGGTGGTGCACCTCTGGGCGACATGGTGCCCCAACTGCTGGAATGAGCACGATGACAACGGCTGGAAGAACTTCATCGAAGCCAATCCGGAGGTGAAAGTGATCTTCGTCTCGATCTGGGGCAGCAAAGAGCACGACCACGCAGAGTTGGCGAAGTATGACCTGGGGGAACAGTCGAACCTCGAGATCTGGCGGCATCCCAATCAGGCGCGACGAGGCTCGGAGCGCATGGTGACCTTGCTCGGCAAAGAGGTGACGTGGATCCCGACCACTTGGGTGTATCGCGAGGGCAAGCAGCGTTTCGCGATCAACTACGGCGAAGTGCGCTTCGACATGCTGCAGCAGATGGTGGACGACAGTCGGCCCGGGCAGTGGTAA